Proteins from a genomic interval of Calypte anna isolate BGI_N300 chromosome 19, bCalAnn1_v1.p, whole genome shotgun sequence:
- the SCARF1 gene encoding scavenger receptor class F member 1: MGSTWPILCLQLWLWLQSSAQELDPDGRNVCRLPAGPACCPGWKQEGQECTAALCEGEDACGVDEVCVRPGVCLCKPGFFGADCSSPCPEQYWGPDCKRQCPCYPNGRCDPASGHCTCNPDHWGQLCQFPCQCGPHGHCDPLTGACRCEPGWWAPTCKKQCQCNLATSHCDPLTGHCRCQPGWWGRRCSFKCSCNFSPCAQETGKCECKAGFWGPACQRRCDCGHGSCSPLSGHCACSPGYQGRSCREPCPAGKYGSQCVHSCGSCRHNQPCSPVDGFCLACQPGWNGTLCKEPCAPGFHGEDCLQPCPGCRLGDICDPETGSCPRCEPGWMGPSCNSSCPAGTFGDGCQLLCPECVAGSCDPVSGVCVCQAGYWGASCNDTCPKGYFGANCSSPCQCSRGTCHPARGDCVLSLKDHGILAAAILVPLLLLLLCVACCCCGAGPADVRDRAAVPDDDVLARMKHHVQGVLANISAMMPCFSLGGYKLPKVTVSHHDTDIPFNPSFIEAPSSAWVSDSSFSSFDTDNEGPEYSIPPREGVPLLGEAELQDGASPLGEALPDPSAFDSEDVSQPFDIPRTSSIAKAKRPSVSFAEGTKFGAVETPSPSRKPKSLWGSSKLSLPPEDTVAEPPAERPASDCYENPEPLTKGEEGHRPSPRATPGGRRRVVSSTRHVAQRVEALEAAAKSSSWEAKRKEPNVTTIYMMVGTAGQDPKADGGGEGPVQAVLKRLGSLQKGKWAAKEEPKVRRSIEGIQKPPRRALAQRRDSANSCKQRESIPGAPTEPSSGKHQHVPGKRQSFLLSSPSPKSTRSEEGTNNAAGEKSSGLVLSLEPKGQAGLEEEPKYENVTGGSADSSPGPAKEPPTTPAAT, translated from the exons ATGGGGAGCACCTGGCCcatcctctgcctccagctgtggctgtggttgcagagctctgcccaggaGCTGGACCCCGATGGCAGGAATGTCTGCAG GCTCCCTGCTGGCCCTGCATGCTGCCCCGgctggaagcaggaagggcaggaatgCACAGCTG CGCTCTGTGAGGGTGAGGATGCCTGTGGGGTTGACGAGGTGTGCGTGAGACCCGGGGTTTGCCTCTGTAAACCTGGCTTTTTCGGAGCAGACTGCAGTTCCC CCTGCCCCGAGCAGTACTGGGGTCCTGACTGCAAGCGGCAGTGCCCGTGCTACCCCAACGGGCGCTGCGACCCAGCCAGCGGGCACTGCACCTGCAACCCTGACCACTGGGGACAGCTCTGCCAGTTTCCCTGCCAATGTGGCCCCCACGGCCACTGCGACCCCCTCACGGGTGCCTGCCGCTGCGAGCCGGGCTGGTGGGCACCCACCTGCAAGAAGCAATGTCAGTGCAACCTTGCCACCTCCCACTGCGATCCCCTCACCGGCCACTGCCGTTGCCAGCCGGGTTGGTGGGGCAGGAGGTGCAGCTTCAAATGCTCCTGCAACTTCTCGCCCTGCGCCCAGGAGACGGGGAAGTGCGAATGCAAAGCTGGGTTTTGGGGGCCGGCATGCCAGCGGCGCTGTGACTGCGGGCACggctcctgcagccccctgagCGGGCACTGCGCCTGCAGCCCCGGCTaccagggcaggagctgcagggagcccTGTCCGGCAGGAAAATATGGGTCTCAGTGTGTGCACAG ctgtgggagctgcaggcataATCAGCCCTGCTCGCCCGTGGATGGCTTCTGCCTGGCCTGCCAGCCCGGCTGGAACGGGACCCTCTGCAAGGAGCCCTGTGCACCCGGCTTCCACGGCGAGGATTGCCTCCAGCCCTGTCCCGGCTGCCGGCTTGGGGACATCTGTGACCCAGAAACCGGGTCCTGCCCACGCTGCGAGCCTGGCTGGATGGGACCCAG CTGCaacagctcctgccctgcaggcaCATTTGGGGATGGGTGCCAGCTCCTGTGCCCCGAATGCGTTGCAGGGAGCTGTGACCCCGTGTCAGGAGTGTGTGTCTGCCAGGCTGGCTACTGGGGAGCCAG ctgcAACGACACCTGCCCCAAGGGGTATTTTGGAGCGAACTGTTCCTCACCCTGCCAGTGCTCCCGGGGGACCTGCCACCCTGCTCGAGGGGACTGCGTGTTGA GTTTAAAGGACCATGGGATCCTTGCAGCCGCCATCCTtgtccctctcctgctgctgctgctctgtgttgcctgctgctgctgtggagcTGGCCCAGCAGATGTTAGAGACAG GGCGGCTGTGCCTGATGATGATGTGCTGGCCAGGATGAAGCACCATGTGCAGGGGGTGCTGGCAAACATCAGTGCTATGATgccttgcttttctctgggtGGCTACAAACTTCCCAAAGtcacag TTTCCCACCACGACACGGATATCCCCTTCAACCCCAGCTTCATTGAGGCACCATCATCTGCCTGGGTCTCAGacagctccttctcctcctttgaCACTGACAACGAGGGACCCGAGTACTCCATCCCTCCCAGAGAAG GCGTCCCACTGCTGGgggaggctgagctgcaggacGGGGCATCCCCCCTAGGTGAGGCACTCCCAGACCCATCTGCCTTTGACTCTGAGGATGTCTCACAGCCCTTCGACATCCCCCGCACCTCCAGCATCGCCAAGGCCAAGCGTCCCTCTGTGTCCTTTGCCGAGGGGACGAAATTTGGGGCGGTGGAGACCCCTAGCCCCAGTCGGAAGCCCAAGAGCCTATGGGGCTCATCCAAGCTGTCCCTGCCACCAGAGGACACAGTGGCTGAGCCCCCTGCTGAACGACCAGCCAGTGATTGCTATGAGAACCCCGAGCCCCTCACTAAGGGGGAGGAAGGCCACCGGCCATCACCTCGGGCCACCCCGGGCGGACGCCGGCGGGTGGTCTCCAGCACCAGGCATGTGGCCCAAAGAGTGGAGGCTCTTGAAGCAGCTGCAaaatccagcagctgggaggcaAAGAGGAAGGAGCCCAATGTCACCACTATCTACATGATGGTGGGAACGGCAGGGCAGGACCCCAAGGCCGATGGAGGTGGTGAGGGACCAGTCCAGGCTGTGCTCAAGAGGCTGGGCAGTTTGCAGAAAGGCAAGTGGGCTGCAAAGGAGGAGCCCAAGGTGAGGAGGAGCATTGAGGGCATCCAGAAACCACCTCGCCGGGCTCTGGCACAACGCAGGGACTCAGCAAATAGCTGCAAGCAGAGGGAGAGCATCCCAGGGGCTCCCACTGAGCCATCCTCTGGCAAGCACCAGCATGTCCCTGGGAAGAGACAGTCCTTCCTTCTCTCATCTCCTTCCCCAAAAAGCACCAGGTCTGAGGAAGGGACCAACAATGCTGCAGGTGAAAAAAGCTCTGGGTTAGTTCTCAGCCTTGAACCCAAGGGACAGGCTGGCCTGGAGGAAGAGCCAAAATATGAGAATGTGACCGGTGGCAGTGCTGATTCATCCCCTGGCCCTGCCAAGGAGCCACCAACCACCCCTGCAGCCACCTGA